A portion of the Punica granatum isolate Tunisia-2019 chromosome 7, ASM765513v2, whole genome shotgun sequence genome contains these proteins:
- the LOC116215625 gene encoding PITH domain-containing protein At3g04780: MSAESASGIQKNQVDLVDFIDWSGVECLNQSTVHSFPNALKQGYREDDGLVLESHADEQLLIYIPFIQVVKLHSIVVTGPEEEGPKTVKLFANREHMGFSNVNDFPPSDTIILSEDNIKGKPSILKYVKFQNVRSLTIFIEDNQSGSEITKAQKIALHGTTMETTDMKGLKKIEDH; encoded by the exons ATGTCCGCCGAATCGGCCTCCGGAATTCAGAAGAACCAA GTTGACCTAGTGGACTTCATAGACTGGTCCGGTGTCGAATGCCTCAATCAGAGCACCGTTCACTCGTTTCCTAACGCTCTCAAACAG GGTTACAGAGAGGATGATGGTTTGGTGCTGGAGAGTCATGCAGATGAGCAGCTTCTGATCTACATTCCTTTTATTCAAGTTGTTAAATTGCACTCTATTGTAGTCACTGGACCTGAAGAGGAAG GTCCTAAGACGGTGAAACTTTTCGCAAATAGAGAGCACATGGGCTTTAG CAATGTTAATGACTTTCCTCCTAGTGACACAATTATCTTATCAGAAGATAATATCAAG GGAAAACCATCGATCTTAAAGTACGTCAAGTTTCAAAATGTTCGCAG CTTAACAATCTTCATTGAAGACAATCAGTCTGGTTCTGAAATCACGAAAGCACAAAAGATTGCCTTGCATGGGACAAC